A single region of the Coregonus clupeaformis isolate EN_2021a chromosome 16, ASM2061545v1, whole genome shotgun sequence genome encodes:
- the LOC121584776 gene encoding uncharacterized protein LOC121584776: MDEEKVVQRDDDDPQREGKVDEEEPVAQLKKEPKKTRKAKRKSSAKKSEEQGTDTDAGLRNKHLDRGSVIELLEKNALKAAFGPGNKDEMEYCYPILISFMRNLTDEQWQVIYKGLQKPMTKEQLAKLCKTIVNFIAQTTLQILLPALARILGVTGFYDNTDSPKRDGSARSFTAFEQKRLELIQEVNYLAKEMCNSGGRAHQPRSSTPSSKSSQTSMKVHLGMPEDSIISSVQEQLSDHEILASCPPELTVGLIKEVLEQLNSALSVTISRTISGRSSPIASGTQAAEQMINVVQKFFYDHTTPEEQLDVDSYIPSATEEVINVIADMVDELKGEDAESAKLLQEVAVKVKMLTSGSDLAVEQLDDDESSFPEELNSCISCKALVINLDILSSTRFKTKASKAVSEILVRWFRRGTSGLVQHSHSFTVFPSLMNVSDPDTIHHSVATRLIQSDVDSEAPFIIDSFVEDVKDIVKQAELDQPTSTQRDPQVGHCMPNRKPFHTARRLCDRLQAKIKALFHRMGGDAVQREELLEKADSSAVLLGHTDSSVLPGSTLNSSSARSESTVAECSSSAVPSGRDSSGSVEEKTFETRADCTHGQNSPLLSKSEAILQEVNSTGRGALRKCQSENSQPLLVLCDPNLEPCTKEILSQIVTVYRSERADLESTSSVVESSSYNSLEVCDFLDGIMSYLEDMPVSSSSSLEGVSVTPASVIEKLSSEAFQMKATNKVRKILIKSVDRFPSKVGSSQTDSQVSPALSTISSKHTDSAAFEIVGSIANDMKSIFLPTESPTTLWQADSMLQQSDEKTSATKAAAVSSQTGVEVSEKKIWITAKTIYNNVKAKMRNYFSLQRQAKATKAQAKKTLSHILVSIQKELSKSDQMVTAGELSPIDKVVGTMLENIEKISSECGEELVYQESLRFSSSLSSSSAKSQKSEWEFALPGTPIPSELPESTSQPIVRCSVIDMSGSTKPKTLVCDARTSMFAIADTIMKKVYPEAEGQVTSHPDITAAIARLEEFISQGRIGALSRDLSHQVNRIISESNLTPLVLTVVAGKSASDTVLSKLKRNDKVGKPTTYELVQLFAEESVKCLLLPSLVPFLTSTSLAQGARVLARVSEDRISCSSSSSVFSDTVSLFTKVMVSQVMDSVVSDAQSRGSSPTESLQASQTTITDVGILLSGKTSPRLCLSGVIMATSETSNAARNVKANMDAEEVDTTSCSGVARNIVRDDMSTSPDMVKDVPLPTPSSDNSGSDDDFTGLISMLVVRLLTKIQTPTEEYPVDVTRKSQDLIPKVIAVFCAWSGCSETQAYPENLRIHKVYRAVYKHLLEEFGSEKILQLAVSTQDSSFDRILVKSLSGVLLHRCNEALRADSRTSVKATGPEALPLAEDVRASSGKLSFLQRLARLTSNLKLFKKGNKKDSHCPESEQGQTTAEDSMLPSIVPHAAVSPLPEDLPSSSQQETPHKHPLLVRMFSACSCPSNGP; encoded by the exons ATGGATGAAGAAAAG GTAGTACAGAGAGATGATGATGATCCTCAAAGGGAGGGGAAGGTTGATGAGGAAGAACCAGTGGCCCAGCTCAAGAAGGAGCCCAAGAAGACAAGAAAG GCCAAGAGGAAAAGTAGTGCCAAGAAGTCAGAGGAGCAGGGCACTGATACAGATGCAG GATTGAGGAATAAACACCTGGACAGAGGATCTGTTATTGAGCTCCTGGAGAAGAATGCTCTTAAGGCTGCATTCGGCCCAGGCAACAAAGATGAGATGGAGTACTGCTACCCAATCCTCATCTCATTCATGCGCAATCTTACTGATGA gCAGTGGCAGGTGATCTATAAAGGATTACAAAAACCT ATGACAAAGGAACAGCTTGCCAAATTGTGCAAGACCATTGTCAACTTCATTGCACAGACCACCCTGCAAATCCTGCTGCCGGCCCTGGCGCGCATTCTAGGGGTGACTGGCTTTTATGACAACACTGACTCACCCAAGAGGGACGGCAGTGCAAGATCCTTCACTGCCTTTGAGCAGAAAAGACTGGAGCTCATCCAGGAAGTGAACTATTTGGCGAAGGAGATGTGTAACAGTGGCGGCAGGGCTCACCAACCAAGGTCTAGCACACCCTCTTCCAAGAG TTCCCAGACCTCAATGAAAGTCCACTTGGGAATGCCAGAGGACAGTATCATCAGCAGTGTCCAGGAGCAACTCTCTGACCATGAGATTTTGGCCTCTTGCCCACCTGAGCTGACCGTTGGTCTTATCAAGGAGGTGCTTGAACAGCTCAACTCGGCCCTCTCTGTGACCATCAGTAGAACCATTTCAGGGCGGTCTTCCCCGATTGCCTCTGGTACTCAGGCCGCTGAACAGATGATTAACGTGGTCCAAAAGTTTTTCTATGATCACACCACTCCAGAGGAACAGTTAGATGTTGATTCCTACATTCCATCTGCAACAGAAGAGGTGATCAATGTTATTGCAGACATGGTGGATGAATTGAAAGGAGAAGATGCAGAATCGGCTAAGCTGCTTCAAGAAGTGGCTGTGAAAGTTAAAATGTTGACATCTGGCAGTGACCTTGCAGTGGAGCAACTGGACGATGATGAATCTTCTTTCCCAGAGGAGCTGAACTCGTGTATATCTTGCAAGGCATTGGTGATAAACCTTGACATTCTGTCAAGTACCAGGTTCAAGACCAAAGCCTCAAAGGCTGTGAGCGAGATTCTAGTGAGATGGTTCCGCAGGGGAACCTCTGGTTTGGTTCAACATTCCCATTCATTTACTGTCTTTCCCAGCTTGATGAATGTGTCTGACCCTGACACGATCCATCATTCCGTGGCCACTCGGCTCATACAGAGCGATGTGGATTCGGAGGCGCCATTCATAATTGATAGCTTTGTTGAAGATGTCAAAGACATCGTGAAGCAAGCTGAATTAGATCAGCCAACAAGCACCCAGAGAGATCCCCAAGTGGGACACTGTATGCCAAATCGAAAACCCTTTCACACGGCTCGTAGACTCTGTGACAGGCTCCAGGCAAAGATAAAAGCATTATTTCACAGAATGGGTGGAGATGCAGTCCAAAGGGAAGAACTTCTGGAGAAAGCTGACTCCAGTGCTGTGCTTCTGGGGCACACTGACTCCAGTGTTCTGCCTGGTTCAACCCTGAACTCATCTTCAGCAAGGAGTGAATCAACCGTAGCAGAATGCAGTTCATCTGCTGTTCCTAGTGGACGTGATTCATCTGGCTCTGTAGAAGAGAAAACATTTGAGACCAGAGCAGATTGTACTCATGGTCAGAACTCTCCTCTGCTCAGTAAGAGTGAGGCCATACTGCAAGAGGTCAACTCAACTGGACGTGGTGCTCTCCGCAAATGCCAGAGTGAGAACTCCCAACCTTTACTTGTTCTCTGTGATCCAAACCTGGAGCCCTGCACCAAAGAGATCTTATCTCAGATTGTGACTGTGTATAGGTCCGAGAGGGCAGATTTGGAATCCACATCCAGTGTTGTAGAGAGTTCCTCTTACAACTCCCTCGAAGTCTGTGACTTTTTGGATGGTATCATGTCTTACCTAGAAGACATGCCTGTGTCCAGTTCCTCATCATTGGAGGGAGTAAGTGTTACTCCAGCCTCAGTCATTGAGAAGCTCTCGAGTGAAGCGTTTCAGATGAAGGCAACGAACAAAGTCAGAAAAATACTGATCAAATCGGTTGATCGCTTCCCCAGCAAAGTCGGTTCAAGCCAGACAGATTCTCAAGTGTCGCCAGCATTATCCACCATTTCCTCAAAGCATACAGATTCAGCTGCTTTTGAAATTGTTGGATCAATTGCGAACGATATGAAGAGCATTTTCCTGCCCACAGAGTCTCCTACTACTCTATGGCAGGCAGACTCTATGCTTCAACAGAGTGATGAGAAAACCTCAGCCACTAAGGCTGCAGCTGTAAGCTCCCAGACTGGTGTGGAAGTATCTGAGAAGAAGATCTGGATAACTGCAAAGACTATTTACAACAATGTGAAGGCAAAGATGAGGAATTATTTCTCATTGCAAAGACAAGCCAAAGCAACGAAGGCTCAAGCCAAAAAGACCCTCAGCCATATTCTGGTTTCCATTCAGAAAGAACTGTCCAAATCTGACCAAATGGTGACTGCAGGAGAGCTTTCACCAATAGATAAAGTGGTTGGAACTATGTTGGAGAACATTGAGAAGATAAGCAGTGAATGTGGCGAGGAACTGGTCTATCAAGAGTCACTGCGCTTTTCCTCCTCGTTGTCATCCTCATCTGCCAAATCACAGAAGTCAGAGTGGGAATTTGCACTCCCTGGCACTCCCATCCCTTCTGAGTTACCCGAGAGTACTTCTCAGCCCATTGTAAGATGCTCAGTCATCGACATGAGCGGATCTACTAAGCCAAAAACATTGGTGTGTGATGCCAGAACAAGCATGTTTGCGATAGCAGATACCATCATGAAGAAGGTATATCCAGAGGCAGAAGGGCAGGTTACATCTCACCCTGATATAACAGCTGCAATAGCTAGACTGGAGGAGTTCATATCTCAGGGTAGGATTGGTGCTCTCTCCCGTGATCTCAGTCACCAAGTCAACCGCATAATTTCTGAGAGCAACTTGACCCCTCTGGTACTGACAGTGGTGGCTGGAAAGAGTGCATCTGATACCGTCCTTTCGAAGCTGAAGAGGAATGACAAGGTGGGGAAGCCCACAACTTACGAGCTGGTTCAGCTGTTTGCAGAGGAGTCTGTTAAGTGCCTCCTGCTTCCTAGCCTTGTGCCCTTTTTAACTTCAACGAGTTTGGCTCAGGGAGCCAGGGTGTTGGCTAGAGTGTCTGAAGATAGAATTTCATGCTCTTCTTCTTCATCAGTATTTAGTGACACAGTCAGTCTCTTTACCAAAGTTATGGTAAGCCAGGTCATGGACTCTGTGGTTTCTGATGCACAAAGTAGAGGGTCCTCTCCAACTGAATCTCTCCAAGCATCTCAAACCACTATAACTGATGTGGGCATTCTATTGAGTGGCAAGACCTCCCCTCGGCTGTGTCTTTCTGGCGTCATTATGGCAACAAGTGAGACCTCCAATGCAGCACGAAACGTTAAGGCCAACATGGATGCAGAGGAAGTGGATACCACCAGTTGTTCTGGTGTAGCTCGGAACATTGTCAGGGACGATATGTCAACCAGCCCAGACATGGTCAAAGATGTCCCACTTCCAACCCCATCCTCTGATAACTCGGGCAGTGATGATGACTTCACCGGCCTCATCAGCATGTTAGTGGTGAGACTTCTAACAAAAATCCAAACCCCAACAGAAGAGTACCCAGTTGACGTCACACGCAAGTCACAAGACCTGATCCCCAAAGTTATTGCTGTCTTCTGTGCATGGTCAGGCTGCTCTGAGACCCAAGCCTATCCAGAGAACCTGAGGATTCATAAAGTCTACAGGGCCGTCTACAAACATCTGTTGGAGGAGTTTGGCTCAGAGAAAATCCTCCAACTGGCCGTGTCGACTCAGGACTCTTCATTTGATAGGATTCTTGTCAAGTCTTTGAGTGGAGTGCTTCTCCACAGATGTAATGAGGCATTGAGGGCAGACTCAAGAACATCAGTCAAAGCCACCGGGCCTGAGGCTCTTCCACTGGCTGAGGATGTGAGGGCTAGCAGCGGGAAGTTATCTTTCCTACAAAGGCTGGCCAGGCTGACAAGCAACTTAAAG CTATTCAAGAAGGGGAACAAGAAGGATTCCCACTGCCCCGAATCAGAACAAGGACAGACCACTGCTGAAGATAGCATGC TGCCCAGCATAGTGCCACATGCTGCCGTGTCTCCACTGCCAGAGGATCTCCCCTCCAGCTCTCAACAGGAGACACCTCACAAACATCCACTTCTCGTTAGGATGTTTTCTGCCTGTTCATGCCCTTCAAACGGTCCTTAA